CCTACAACCTGGTGCAATACCTTGAAGAACTGGGTGCACCGGTAAGCGTCTTTCGAAACGACAAGATCACGGTCGCCGAAATCGAGGCGCTGCAGCCTGCCGGGATCGTCATTTCTCCGGGACCGGGGCGCCCCGAATCCGCAGGGATATCCATAGACGTGCTCAAGCATTTTTCCGGCAAAATACCCGTTCTCGGGGTCTGCCTGGGACATCAGGCCTTTGGCGAGGCCTTTGGCGCAAAGGTTGTCCCTGCTAAAAGACTGATGCACGGAAAGACGTCCACAATCAGTGCCGACGGCAAGGGCATTTACCAGGGAATCCATAATCCCTTCCAGGCCATGCGTTATCACTCGCTGGCCGTCTCCCGGGATAATTTGCCGGACTGTTTGATGATCAGCGCGGAATCCGAAGACGGCGAAATCATGGGAATCCGTCATCGGGAACACGCCACTGAAGGGATTCAATTCCACCCGGAATCCATCATGACGCCGGTGGGTAAACGGCTGCTCAGAAATTTTTTTAATTTGACAAAGGAGGACACCCCGCATGTTTCGCGAAAATCTGAATAAAATTATTCAAAGAAAAAACCTGAATGAAACAGAAATGTCGCAAATGATAACGGAAATATTCTCCGGCGACATAACCGATGCCCAAACCGGCGCATTCATGGCCGCTCTGGCAACCAAGGGCGAAACTTTTGAAGAACTGGCCGGCGCAGCCAAAGCCATGCGGCGCAAGGCCCGCCGGATTCAGAATTCTTCAGCTACCGTTGTGGACACTTGCGGAACCGGCGGCGATGGCGCCAACACCTTCAACATATCCACCACCACCGCCTTTGTGGTGGCCGGCTGCGGTGTAACCGTCGCCAAGCACGGCAACCGTTCGGTTTCAAGCCGGTGCGGCAGTGCCGATCTGCTGGAAGCCCTGGGTGTAAAGATCGATACGGAACCTGAACTGGTGGAAGAAGCGGTTGCTGAAATCGGCATCGGCTTTCTATTTGCACCCATTTTCCACGGCGCCATGCGCTTTGCCGCCAAAGCCAGAAAAGAAGTCGGGCTTCGTTCCATCTTCAACATGCTGGGTCCCCTCACCAATCCGGCAGCAGCCAACTGCCAGCTTTTAGGCGTGTATCGGCCCGAACTGACGGAAATGTTTGCAAATGCCCTGAAGCTGCTGGGGGCCAAAAGAGCCTTCGTTGTTCACGGCCATGACGGCATGGATGAAATCAGCACCTGCGCTCCTACCCGGGTTTCCGAGCTCACGGGTGGTATGATCCGCACATACGATATTACCCCCGCGCAGTTCGATATCAAGCAGGCGGGCCCCGCTGAATTAACCGGCGGGGATCCCCAAACAAACGCCGATATCACAAACAGGATTCTGAAAGGCGAAAAAGGCCCCAAACGGAACATTGTGCTACTGAATGCCGCCGCCGCCCTGGTGGCCGCCGGCAAGGCCCAAGACTTCAAAGCGGGTATTCGGTTGGCTGAAAATTCAATTGATACGGGCGCCGCGCTGGGCAAGCTGCAAGCGCTGGTCCGTTTTACCCAAGACAACGCTTAAAACATGAAAACAGATTTTTTAACCCGGATCATTGAAGATAAAAAACTGGCCGTGGCGGCAGCCAAAAAGAAAACCCCTGAGAACCGCCTGCGGGACGATGCTTTCCAACCCAGAGCGCGCCGACCGTTTAGGGAACGCTTTACACAGCCCGGTCCGGCGGGCATTAACATCGTCGCCGAAATCAAACGGGCCTCACCTTCAAAGGGGGTGATCCGTCCGGACCTGGATCCGGTGCAGTATGCCCGGGCTTTTGAGCGCGGCGGCGCTGCCGCGCTCTCGGTTCTGACGGAAAAGCACTATTTTCACGGCAGCGTCACAGATCTGACTGCCGCACGCGAAGCGACTTCGCTGCCGGTCCTGCGAAAGGATTTTATCGTCTCAACCTACCAGCTATATGAATCCGCGCTGCTCAACGCCGATGCGGTTCTCCTGATCGTACGAATCCTTTCACGGCAGCAATTGCAGGAATATCTTGATCTTTGCCGCCTGCTTCAACTGGATGCCCTGGTGGAAGTGCATTCTGAAAAGGATATTGAAACAGCCAATTGGTCCGGCGCCGAACTTATCGGTATCAACAACCGCAATTTAAGTTCTTTTAAAACCGACATCCAAACCGCCGTCCGGATAAAATCGCTCCTGCAGCCGCAGCAAGTGGCTATTGCTGCCAGCGGTATCGCCACGCGCCTGGACATCGTAAAAAATCTACAGGCCGGTATATGGAATTTTCTGATCGGTGAGAGCCTGGTACGGGCCAATGATCCGGAAAGGTTTCTTAAGAGACTGATGCCGGATACAGGCTGAAATATCAGGCATCAAAAATGCCGGCTTTTGTTTCCCCCGGAGGGGATTCGCATTGATGTAATCTCCATCACTTGTTAAAATTACAAGTATCAAATTCCAAATGTCAAATAATTACCAATGACCAAAATTCGAAAATCCAAATAATGATTCGTTCCGGAAAGTTTTGAACATTGATGATCTTGTAAAAAGTCGAAAATGCGCCTCTTTCGTCATTCCCGCGAAGGCGGGAATCCAATAATTTCAGACGGTTCTGGATTCCGGATCAAGTCCGGCATGACAATTGGAGTACTTTTTACGAATTCATCAACATTCGAATTTGAGATTTGTTTGTAATTTGGTACTTGAAATTTGAATTTTTATACACAAAAACCAAGGATAAACCGGTTAACTCTGACGTGGCCCGAGGACCAGTTTTTCTATACTGGAACAAACAATATGAAACCTTCACCAACTGAATTATATAGACCTCAAGTCAAAATCTGCGGCCTAACCTCCCCGGAAGCAGCATTGGCCTGCGCGGAACTGGGTGTCGACGCCATCGGGTGTGTATTTTTTCCCAAAAGCCCACGCCATTTGAGCGAAAGGCAGGCCAGGGAAATTTGCGCTGTTTTGCCTCCGGAAGTTAAGAAAGTGGGCGTGTTTGTAAACGAAACTTACTTGCATATCATGCAAAAGGTGGAACGCTGCGGATTAACAGTCGTTCAGCTGCACGGTCAGGAATCACCGGAATTGGTCCATGAGATACTCAATAAAAATATTCCGGTCATCAAGGCCCTTTTTACCGCAGGCGTCCCGTCCTTTTCGGACGCTCAAAAATACCGGGCATCGGCCTTTCTGGTGGAATGCGGCAGCGGGATACTGCCCGGCGGCAATGCCCTGACATGGGACTGGCAGCAGGCCCGAAAAATCAGCGAAACCTACCCCCTCATCCTAGCCGGCGGACTTTCGCCTGATAATGTCTCGCAGGCCATCGCCGCCTGCCGTCCGGCAGCCGTGGATGTCAGTTCCGGCGTGGAAAAAGCTCCCGGCATAAAGGACCTCACAAAGGTAAAGGCTTTTCTTGATTCGGTTTTTTGCAGTAAATATAAGGAAAAATTAAACAAGGTATTTTAAAAATCAGAACGGTTTTTATTCCGACTGAACGTATCATGGAATAAAGTTAAACAGAACCTCCCTCACTTGAAAAACCCAGTATCCGCGGCAGCCACAAAACCCAATCCGGCAGATAGGTCATGAGAAAAAGCACAATCAACTGAATGATCAGGAAGGGTATCACGGCACGGGTGACGTAGATGATATCACGGTTGGCAATTGCTCCGGTTATGTAAAGACTGACACCGACCGGCGGCGTGCAATTTCCGATGGCCATGTTGACGGTCATGATCAAACCAAAGTGCATCAGGTCCACGTTGAATTCTTTGAGCATCGGCAAAAACACCGGGGTAAGGATCAGGGTCGCCGAGATGATATCCATGAACATGCCGTCCACCAGCAGCATCACATTGATAACCAGCAGGAAAACAACCGGGGAATGAACCGTTGCAAGAATGGCTTCCGAAACCTTGCTTGGGATGTCTTTCATGGTAAGCAGCATGCCAAAGGAACTTGCACCGGCAACAATAAAGAGAAGGGTTGCAGAAGTAACCGCCGACTGCACTGTAATGCGTTTCACATCAGACAATTTGATTGCTTTGTGAATATAAAGCTCCAAGAAAAAAGCATAGACGCATGCCACCACGGCAGCTTCATTGGCAGTGAATATGCCGGAATAGATGCCGCCGAAAATGATGACCGGCAACGTTAATGACCAGAATCCATCTTTCAGAATGAGCAGCAGTTCCCTTGGGCTTGATAGGTATGAACGCGGGATCCGATTGTCATTTTTAAAAATAAAATAGGTATAGAGACAAGTCCCGATCATGATCAGGATACCGGGTAGGAACCCGGTCAGAAACAGGCCTTCAAGCGATACGTTGGTGACCATGCAGTAAAGAATCATGCTGATGCTGGGGGGTATGATCACTCCAAGATTCGGCGCCGATGTCATCAGCCCGATGGTGTACTTCTCAGGATAGCCGTACGACAGCAACGCCGGAATCATGAATCCGCCGAGCGCCACGACAGTGGCTACAGTGGATCCTGAGATGGCGCCGTAAAGTCCGCAGGCAAGAACACCGGCCATTCCCAGCCCGCCGGCAGCCAGCTGACGAGCGCGTTGGCAACTTTGATGAGCTTTGAGACAATGGCGCCGGCTGTCATGATATTGCCGCACAGAATAAAAAAAAGCACCACCACCAGGGCAAACTTGTCCATGCTGCGGAACATGGTCTGCACCAGCATCAGCATGGGCATGCCTCCAAAGATCAATATCCCAATGGTCGCGGTCATAAACAGACAAATACCCACCGGAATGTAAACCGCTAGCCCCCCTAACAAAATCATAAGAATGATAATGCTGATAGTATCCATCGTAACTCGTCTCCTTGCGCGTCATGCTCAGATATTTCATGCCACGGGTTTTATGCTTCTTGTACTCTTTGCATCGTCCGGTCCATACTTTTACCAGCCAAGATCAAACGATGCATAAGTGCAAGTGGTAAAAATGTTGATTGGGAATATAGACGAACCGATCTGATCACCTGAAAATTGTTCCAGACAAAACGGACCGGCCGAAAGGAGGCCATTAGCAAGGAAGGCTTTTGTTCGGCACGATGCAGCAGACTGTAAAAGTAGGCTAACTCCGGCCCTAAGACGGGACCATCCCGTCAAATGGAACGTATATGTATCAGGATCAACCTGAATAATCAAATGAATTTTATGGCTGTCAATCCCTGACTCACCGACTTACCTTTTGCCGGCAACATCACCAGAGTGAGAGAGTAGGGAAAACCCGACTACAGACTGCCAATGCCGAAACAGTCCGGGTTGTTACTGAGCCGTAGAACCCGAGGCTTAACAAGCGGCGATCCCCTGACCAAACCGTTCAAAAAAGCGCGAATAGACCGTCGAACCAGAATATGTGGGGATTGACTATTATGTCACTATGTGGTATTTTATCAACGTAAGATCAAAAGGGTCAGTCCGATTCAATAATGGAGGAAATTGCAAAAGATGCGCAAGGTAGCGGTGCTCATTAATGATGTAAACCAGCAGTATGAGGGATTGCGTTCCAGCCTGGGAATGCTGCTTTACAACACTCAGGTTCGAATGTTTGTCCTCAACCACGAAATCGCCAGCATGG
This is a stretch of genomic DNA from Desulfobacterales bacterium. It encodes these proteins:
- a CDS encoding phosphoribosylanthranilate isomerase encodes the protein MKPSPTELYRPQVKICGLTSPEAALACAELGVDAIGCVFFPKSPRHLSERQAREICAVLPPEVKKVGVFVNETYLHIMQKVERCGLTVVQLHGQESPELVHEILNKNIPVIKALFTAGVPSFSDAQKYRASAFLVECGSGILPGGNALTWDWQQARKISETYPLILAGGLSPDNVSQAIAACRPAAVDVSSGVEKAPGIKDLTKVKAFLDSVFCSKYKEKLNKVF
- a CDS encoding TRAP transporter large permease; protein product: MAGVLACGLYGAISGSTVATVVALGGFMIPALLSYGYPEKYTIGLMTSAPNLGVIIPPSISMILYCMVTNVSLEGLFLTGFLPGILIMIGTCLYTYFIFKNDNRIPRSYLSSPRELLLILKDGFWSLTLPVIIFGGIYSGIFTANEAAVVACVYAFFLELYIHKAIKLSDVKRITVQSAVTSATLLFIVAGASSFGMLLTMKDIPSKVSEAILATVHSPVVFLLVINVMLLVDGMFMDIISATLILTPVFLPMLKEFNVDLMHFGLIMTVNMAIGNCTPPVGVSLYITGAIANRDIIYVTRAVIPFLIIQLIVLFLMTYLPDWVLWLPRILGFSSEGGSV
- the trpC gene encoding indole-3-glycerol phosphate synthase TrpC, coding for MKTDFLTRIIEDKKLAVAAAKKKTPENRLRDDAFQPRARRPFRERFTQPGPAGINIVAEIKRASPSKGVIRPDLDPVQYARAFERGGAAALSVLTEKHYFHGSVTDLTAAREATSLPVLRKDFIVSTYQLYESALLNADAVLLIVRILSRQQLQEYLDLCRLLQLDALVEVHSEKDIETANWSGAELIGINNRNLSSFKTDIQTAVRIKSLLQPQQVAIAASGIATRLDIVKNLQAGIWNFLIGESLVRANDPERFLKRLMPDTG
- a CDS encoding aminodeoxychorismate/anthranilate synthase component II; protein product: MIVMIDNYDSFTYNLVQYLEELGAPVSVFRNDKITVAEIEALQPAGIVISPGPGRPESAGISIDVLKHFSGKIPVLGVCLGHQAFGEAFGAKVVPAKRLMHGKTSTISADGKGIYQGIHNPFQAMRYHSLAVSRDNLPDCLMISAESEDGEIMGIRHREHATEGIQFHPESIMTPVGKRLLRNFFNLTKEDTPHVSRKSE
- the trpD gene encoding anthranilate phosphoribosyltransferase, with product MFRENLNKIIQRKNLNETEMSQMITEIFSGDITDAQTGAFMAALATKGETFEELAGAAKAMRRKARRIQNSSATVVDTCGTGGDGANTFNISTTTAFVVAGCGVTVAKHGNRSVSSRCGSADLLEALGVKIDTEPELVEEAVAEIGIGFLFAPIFHGAMRFAAKARKEVGLRSIFNMLGPLTNPAAANCQLLGVYRPELTEMFANALKLLGAKRAFVVHGHDGMDEISTCAPTRVSELTGGMIRTYDITPAQFDIKQAGPAELTGGDPQTNADITNRILKGEKGPKRNIVLLNAAAALVAAGKAQDFKAGIRLAENSIDTGAALGKLQALVRFTQDNA
- a CDS encoding TRAP transporter large permease subunit — encoded protein: MDTISIIILMILLGGLAVYIPVGICLFMTATIGILIFGGMPMLMLVQTMFRSMDKFALVVVLFFILCGNIMTAGAIVSKLIKVANALVSWLPAGWEWPVFLPADFTAPSQDPL